In Gossypium arboreum isolate Shixiya-1 chromosome 5, ASM2569848v2, whole genome shotgun sequence, a single genomic region encodes these proteins:
- the LOC108453308 gene encoding pentatricopeptide repeat-containing protein At1g63130, mitochondrial-like: protein MLKLGVGPDVVTFTTLIIGLCNQSNISEAVCMFDEMTERGYQPDLIVYNTVLKGLCKTGNTDRAVRFLRLMESRGFEPNIVAYNTILDCLCKKGLLKEALDLFSEVKVKGIRPNIITYSCLTHDMCNSGQQEEATRLLNEMVDNNISLNIVTYNILINALCKEGLLSKAVETIGIMRKQDMEPNIVTYNTLVDAHCKEWMVSKAEDILMTEKGCAPNIVTYSTMINGYCKGKRLDKAMELFHEISRKGPILDTVTYATLLQSMFQLGRVSTTCELLRKMLASGQIPDIVTSLISLNGLCETGHIKEALKLFEAMRNSGLELDVVPYAILIDGLCKVGLVKVAKELFHQLSDKGLKPNVCTYRVMINGQCKDGLPNEAYRLFGSMGDNGCSPDSCCSNVMIRGFLRNNYTSKATQLLTEMVTDSLTKILRESRLKASHLPYTSDLIEGLS, encoded by the exons ATGTTGAAGTTAGGTGTTGGACCTGATGttgtaacttttacaactttGATTATTGGGCTTTGTAATcaaagtaatatttctgaggccgTTTGTATGTTCGATGAAATGACTGAGAGAGGGTATCAACCTGATTTGATTGTTTACAATACAGTACTTAAGGGGTTGTGTAAGACCGGCAACACTGATAGAGCTGTTAGGTTTCTAAGGCTGATGGAAAGCAGAGGTTTTGAACCTAATATTGTAGCATATAATACCATCCTTGACTGTCTTTGTAAGAAAGGGTTGTTGAAGGAGGCTCTCGATCTCTTCTCCGAAGTGAAGGTTAAGGGCATTAGACCAAATATCATTACTTATAGTTGTTTAACTCATGATATGTGTAATTCGGGCCAGCAGGAGGAGGCTACAAGGCTTTTGAATGAAATGGTGGATAACAATATTTCACTTAATATTGTCACGTATAATATATTGATCAATGCACTTTGTAAGGAGGGGTTGCTTTCCAAAGCTGTAGAAACTATTGGCATAATGAGAAAGCAAGACATGGAGCCCAATATTGTTACGTATAACACATTGGTTGATGCACATTGCAAAGAATGGATGGTTTCTAAAgctgaggatatt TTGATGACTGAGAAGGGTTGTGCACCTAATATAGTTACTTACAGCACCATGATCAATGGATATTGCAAAGGTAAAAGGTTAGACAAAGCAATGGAACTCTTTCATGAAATATCTCGAAAGGGACCGATCCTGGATACTGTCACATACGCCACTCTCTTGCAGAGTATGTTTCAGTTAGGGAGAGTTTCAACTACTTGTGAACTGCTTAGAAAGATGCTTGCTTCTGGACAAATTCCAGATATAGTGACCAGTTTGATTTCGCTGAATGGTTTATGTGAAACAGGTCATATCAAAGAGGCATTGAAACTTTTTGAAGCAATGCGGAACAGTGGGTTGGAACTTGATGTTGTCCCATATGCTATCCTAATTGATGGGTTGTGCAAAGTTGGGCTTGTCAAGGTTGCAAAAGAATTATTTCATCAACTCTCAGACAAAGGTTTAAAACCGAATGTTTGCACATATCGTGTAATGATTAATGGGCAGTGTAAAGATGGATTGCCAAATGAAGCATACAGGTTGTTTGGGAGCATGGGAGATAATGGTTGTTCGCCTGATAGCTGTTGTTCTAATGTAATGATCCGGGGGTTCCTTCGTAACAACTATACCTCAAAGGCAACACAACTTCTTACAGAAATG GTGACAGATAGTTTAACGAAAATTTTAAGGGAAAGTAGATTGAAAGCCAGTCATCTACCCTACACCAGCGATCTAATCGAGGGGTTATCCTAA
- the LOC108451567 gene encoding uncharacterized protein LOC108451567, whose protein sequence is MGFIGNWFTWERGNLPETNIQEQLERGVANKEWFHLFPKFQLQHLPHTFSDHCPLLVKSEEENIERTYKSFKFEAWWVLEDSFFSEVKKIWEHSEEDLLSKLDSMKRGLKRWASQIRYNRKERKKMLTSRLAMLLEAERDYENLADLIDTKIQLNFEIDKDECYWEQRARVNWLKFGDKNTAFFHKQATQKRQRNLIR, encoded by the coding sequence ATGGGGTTTATTGGAAACTGGTTTACTTGGGAAAGAGGGAATTTACCCGAAACAAATATTCAAGAACAATTGGAAAGGGGTGTGGCGAATAAAGAATGGTTTCACTTATTTCCCAAATTTCAACTTCAACATCTTCCACATACGTTTTCAGATCACTGCCCACTATTAGTCAAATCGGAGGAGGAGAACATAGAAAGAACTTATAAAAGTTTCAAATTTGAAGCATGGTGGGTATTGGAGGACTCATTCTTTAGTGAGGTCAAAAAGATTTGGGAACATTCTGAGGAAGACTTATTAAGTAAGCTTGACAGTATGAAAAGGGGGTTAAAGCGATGGGCTAGTCAAATCCGCTataatagaaaagaaagaaaaaagatgttGACTTCCAGGCTGGCTATGTTACTAGAAGCTGAAAGAGATTATGAGAATTTAGCAGATCTTATTGATACAAAAATTCAactcaattttgaaattgataaaGATGAGTGCTATTGGGAACAGAGGGCACGAGTTAACTGGTTGAAATTTGGGGATAAAAATACCGCTtttttccacaaacaagcaacaCAGAAACGACAGAGAAATTTGATCCGTTAG
- the LOC108453306 gene encoding probable disease resistance protein At1g61300 translates to MEYVEPAVCVANCLGTPISTYLQYHRKLNNYVRNLKRIRDELNSQMEDIEMLLKAELLHHVGKIPKKGVENWLENVKMMIREARDVENKVGNGRYFFRACNGKLVDKMTREMQKFLDKAPNLSQSLVIDGPSGGLPLLTSELVGEEAVREEIWPCLMQEEVSKIGVWGMGGVGKTTIMKHIHNDLLKEQRFERVIWVTISKEFDIVKLQDDIASALNGYMPKEGNKVRRAAILSELLKKVGKHVLILDDVWDKVSLEEVGISEPSSSNGCKLVLTTRVEQVCKYMECKVIKVKPLSKEEALTLFLNKVGPNILQSPTLMPTLRLVVKECAGLPLTIVVIAGTMKGEDDPRIWKNALKDLKERIGKVEGVEAEVIERLKFSFNHLKDEKMKHCFLHCALYPEDYSIWKDELIESWIDEGFIDEMDTRQEMKDKGHAILKKLEDNSLLENVSYSDQKVKMHDAVRDMALSITSMNPRYMIQAGFQLQKLPKEEEWTVDIEKVSLMDNSISEISIDMVPLKCQRLTTLLLQDNPVKKISDSFFANIPCLSVLNLSSTKIKCLPNSISELKNLTALLLCGCEELSQLPSLSKLQGLKKLDLSYTIIEEVPEGMDMLINLRYLDLNVRTLKDVPTGLLPKLFCLEHFKLFRGKKISLKAEEVTPLEKLEFFYGRFEDLHELNKFVSSMQQCKKSLFKYLLQVGSSPCMYEGDKIISINELEYCGDELIMLPADIQELHICNCHNLRSLSEDISSFKNVMDLRASIIMDCQGIECVVSLSSFSSSWTHPFQSLELLSLSRLPKLSELIKFEGFGSATTSIFTPSAIFSHLKQIYIHNCSSMKALLPHWLLPNLWNLEVIQVESCDELVEILAAPTSEDEDKRSDASIKFHLPKLRVLRLMKLPKLKSICSKSGVMICDCLRRINVNICPKIKRIPPFVPLVGNGKPYAYAPPSLKIMSSKKWWESLEWDDHPNFKNVLQPLWEVKHWYD, encoded by the coding sequence ATGGAGTATGTAGAGCCTGCAGTTTGCGTTGCGAATTGTCTCGGAACTCCGATTTCTACTTACTTGCAGTATCATAGAAAGCTGAATAATTATGTGAGGAACTTGAAGAGAATCAGAGATGAACTGAATAGTCAAATGGAAGATATAGAGATGCTATTGAAAGCAGAGCTGCTTCATCATGTGGGGAAGATACCAAAGAAGGGAGTTGAAAATTGGTTAGAAAATGTGAAAATGATGATTAGGGAAGCACGAGATGTTGAAAATAAAGTCGGAAATGGGAGATATTTTTTCCGTGCATGCAATGGAAAGTTGGTTGATAAAATGACTCGAGAAATGCAGAAATTTCTTGATAAAGCTCCTAATCTCTCTCAAAGTCTTGTCATTGATGGTCCAAGTGGTGGGTTGCCACTGCTAACATCTGAACTAGTTGGAGAGGAAGCTGTGAGAGAGGAGATTTGGCCATGTTTGATGCAGGAGGAGGTGAGCAAGATTGGGGTTTGGGGGATGGGCGGCGTGGGTAAAACGACCATCATGAAGCACATCCACAATGATCTTTTGAAAGAACAACGatttgaaagagtgatttgggTTACTATATCAAAGGAGTTCGATATTGTGAAGTTACAAGATGATATTGCAagtgcattgaatggatatatgccCAAAGAAGGAAACAAGGTCAGGCGAGCTGCAATCTTATCAGAACTGCTGAAGAAAGTAGGAAAACATGTTCTAATCCTAGATGATGTGTGGGATAAAGTCTCTCTAGAGGAAGTTGGGATCTCCGAGCCGAGTAGCAGCAATGGATGCAAGTTGGTGCTGACAACCCGTGTGGAGCAAGTTTGTAAATATATGGAATGTAAGGTGATAAAAGTGAAGCCCCTTTCAAAAGAAGAGGCATTGACACTATTCTTGAATAAAGTTGGACCAAATATATTGCAAAGTCCAACTTTAATGCCAACTTTGAGGCTTGTTGTCAAGGAATGTGCAGGTCTGCCTCTTACAATTGTCGTCATAGCTGGTACCATGAAAGGAGAAGATGACCCTCGTATATGGAAAAATGCTCTCAAGGATTTAAAAGAGAGAATAGGGAAAGTGGAAGGAGTGGAAGCTGAAGTGATCGAGCGTTTGAAATTTAGTTTCAATCACTTAAAAGATGAGAAAATGAAGCATTGTTTCTTACATTGTGCATTATATCCTGAAGACTATTCAATTTGGAAGGATGAGCTAATCGAAAGTTGGATTGATGAAGGCTTCATAGATGAAATGGATACAAGACAAGAAATGAAAGATAAGGGCCATGCTATTTTGAAGAAGTTGGAGGATAACAGCTTGTTGGAAAATGTTAGCTATTCAGATCAGAAAGTGAAGATGCATGATGCAGTAAGAGACATGGCATTATCCATCACAAGTATGAATCCTCGATATATGATACAAGCAGGTTTCCAATTACAAAAGTTACCGAAGGAGGAGGAATGGACGGTGGATATTGAGAAAGTGTCGCTTATGGATAACTCCATATCGGAGATTTCCATAGACATGGTTCCTCTAAAATGCCAACGGCTCACAACCTTGTTACTGCAGGACAACCCTGTAAAGAAGATTTCAGATTCTTTTTTTGCAAACATTCCTTGTCTGAGCGTTCTTAATTTGTCCTCCACGAAGATCAAGTGTTTACCAAATTCAATCTCTGAATTAAAGAATCTCACAGCATTGCTGCTTTGTGGTTGTGAAGAATTAAGTCAATTGCCTTCTCTTTCGAAGCTTCAAGGATTGAAGAAGCTGGATCTTAGCTATACAATAATTGAAGAGGTACCTGAAGGCATGGATATGTTGATAAATCTAAGGTATCTTGATCTTAACGTGAGGACTTTAAAAGATGTACCCACTGGACTTTTACCAAAACTCTTTTGCCTTGAGCACTTTAAATTATTCAGAGGTAAGAAAATAAGCCTAAAGGCAGAGGAGGTAACGCCGTTGGAAAAGTTGGAATTCTTTTACGGCCGTTTCGAAGACCTGCATGAATTGAATAAGTTCGTGTCCTCAATGCAACAATGCAAGAAAAGCCTCTTCAAGTACCTATTACAAGTGGGCTCATCTCCTTGCATGTATGAAGGAGATAAAATCATATCAATCAATGAACTCGAGTATTGTGGAGATGAGTTAATTATGCTACCAGCTGATATTCAAGAGTTGCACATTTGCAACTGCCACAATTTGAGAAGCTTAAGTGAAGATATTTCTTCCTTCAAAAATGTGATGGACTTGAGGGCTTCTATAATTATGGATTGCCAAGGGATAGAGTGCGTTGTCTCCTTGtcctctttttcctcttcttggaCTCATCCATTCCAAAGCCTCGAGCTGTTGTCTCTTTCCCGATTGCCAAAGTTGAGTGAACTTATCAAATTCGAAGGATTTGGTTCAGCAACAACATCGATATTTACTCCGTCTGCTATTTTTTCCCATCTTAAACAAATTTATATTCACAACTGCTCGAGTATGAAGGCATTGCTTCCACATTGGTTGCTTCCCAACCTCTGGAACCTAGAAGTAATTCAAGTGGAATCTTGTGATGAGCTAGTAGAAATATTAGCAGCGCCAACATCAGAAGATGAAGACAAAAGAAGTGATGCGTCAATCAAGTTCCATCTTCCCAAATTGAGAGTGTTGAGACTGATGAAATTACCAAAATTGAAGAGCATCTGTAGCAAAAGTGGAGTGATGATTTGTGATTGTCTTCGACGTATCAACGTTAATATTTGTCCTAAGATAAAGAGAATCCCTCCATTTGTTCCCCTTGTTGGCAATGGGAAGCCATATGCATATGCTCCACCTTCTCTTAAGATCATGTCAAGCAAAAAATGGTGGGAATCATTGGAATGGGATGACCATCCAAACTTTAAAAATGTTCTTCAACCCCTTTGGGAGGTGAAGCATTGGTATGATTGA